Proteins encoded in a region of the Panicum hallii strain FIL2 chromosome 3, PHallii_v3.1, whole genome shotgun sequence genome:
- the LOC112886307 gene encoding uncharacterized protein LOC112886307, which produces MDAGEVRHWNVDVNGVSIHVAEQGPADGTAVLLLHGFPELWFSWRRQMAALAARGFRALAPDLRGYGESSVPDDPAAYSIFHLVGDVVALLDHLQLTKVFVVGHDWGAQVAWLLCLFRPDRVRAVVALGVPYFPRHPRPMTEVFAAFGDGFYMTQFQEPGRAERAFARYDVATVLKKFYSIQIDNLTAPPGMEIIDFLEASPSPLPWIAEEELIQYAEKFQKSGFTGPLNYYRMAETNWRLLAPWNGAKITVPAKFIAGDKDIGVQSFGIEQYIKSGGFKSNVPELEVAIIDGHHFLQQEQAERVNSEILSYLDKFTSE; this is translated from the exons ATGGACGCCGGCGAGGTGCGGCACTGGAACGTCGACGTCAACGGCGTGTCCATCCACGTCGCCGAGCAGGGCCCCGCGGATGGGACGGCGGTGCTTCTCCTCCATGGCTTCCCCGAGCTCTGGTTCTCCTGGCGCCGCCAGatggccgcgctcgccgcccgcGGGTTCCGCGCGCTCGCCCCCGACCTCCGCGGCTACGGCGAGTCCTCCGTACCCGACGACCCCGCCGCCTACTCCATCTTCCACCTCGTCGGCGACGTCGTCGCGCTCCTTGACCATCTCCAACTCACAAAG GTGTTCGTTGTCGGACACGACTGGGGAGCCCAGGTGGCGTGGCTTCTCTGCCTGTTCCGGCCGGACCGGGTGCGTGCCGTCGTCGCATTGGGGGTACCGTACTTCCCTCGACACCCTCGGCCGATGACGGAGGTCTTCGCGGCGTTTGGCGATGGCTTTTACATGACACAGTTCCAG GAGCCTGGAAGAGCTGAAAGGGCATTTGCTCGTTATGACGTTGCAACTGTCCTAAAAAAATTCTACTCCATACAAATAGATAACCTCACTGCTCCTCCTGGAATGGAGATCATAGACTTTCTGGAAGCGTCTCCCTCACCACTTCCCTGGATTGCAGAGGAAGAACTGATCCAGTATGCTGAAAAGTTTCAAAAGTCTGGGTTCACTGGACCCCTCAACTACTACCGCATGGCTGAGAC GAATTGGAGGCTTCTTGCACCCTGGAATGGTGCCAAGATTACAGTGCCTGCAAAGTTCATAGCTGGTGATAAGGACATTGGTGTGCAGTCCTTTGGAATCGAGCAGTACATCAAGAGTGGGGGATTCAAGTCCAATGTTCCGGAACTTGAGGTTGCCATTATCGATGGTCACCATTTCCTGCAGCAAGAACAGGCCGAGAGAGTGAACTCTGAGATACTTTCCTacctcgacaagtttaccaGCGAGTAG
- the LOC112887215 gene encoding ubiquitin-conjugating enzyme 15, whose product MADCAAVSLPPGLPSPSPSSPPPVFLHNSIPLPKNPTPMTSSSSPSRKALSKIACNRLQKELAEWQLSPPAGFKHKVSDNLQRWVIEVTGAAGTLYAGETYQLQVDFPEHYPMEAPQVIFLNPAPMHPHIYSNGHICLDILYDSWSPAMTVSSVCISILSMLSSSPAKQRPADNDRYVRNCRNGRSPKETRWWFHDDTV is encoded by the exons ATGGCAGACTGCGCTGCGGTTTCTCTCCCTCCTGGCCTCCCTTCCCCTTCGCCTTCGTCTCCGCCTCCCGTCTTCCTCCACAATTCGATTCCCCTCCCCAAGAACCCCACCCCCATGACGAGCTCCTCCTCTCCTTCCCGAAAG GCGCTGAGCAAGATCGCTTGCAATCGGCTGCAGAAGGAGCTAGCCGAGTGGCAGCTCAGCCCCCCGGCCGGGTTCAAGCACAAGGTCTCCGATAATCTCCAAAG GTGGGTGATTGAGGTAACCGGAGCGGCAGGCACCCTCTATGCCGGCGAAACCTACCAGTTGCAGGTTGACTTCCCTGAGCATTATCCCATGGAGGCACCTCAG GTCATTTTTCTCAATCCTGCTCCCATGCATCCACACATTTACAGCAACGGCCACATCTGCTTAG ATATCTTGTATGACTCGTGGTCACCAGCGATGACTGTGAGTTCTGTCTGTATCAGTATACTGTCTATGTTGTCTAGTTCGCCAGCAAAG CAACGTCCGGCAGACAATGACCGCTATGTTAGGAACTGCCGCAATGGGCGGTCGCCGAAGGAGACCAGATGGTGGTTCCATGATGACACAGTGTGA